Within the Salvia hispanica cultivar TCC Black 2014 chromosome 4, UniMelb_Shisp_WGS_1.0, whole genome shotgun sequence genome, the region ATCTCTGGTAGCATTTGTAAAGTTTTGAACAGCTGATACACTATCAGGTACTGGTCTCTCCATCATCTTTGATTGCAGAGTTGATTTATGACTTGGTTTAAGTACATGGACCTGAAGGCATATAATTGAAATGCATTGAGGGAGTGttttataaaagtattttatgttcagaaagggaaaaagaaaatagttgtTCAGACCTCATTGTTGTACCTCCCATTATACCCTCCAAATGAAACTAGGATATCTTCACCACCATAGGAACTAAGGACCAAACTTGAACCCTGTAAACAGTGTTTCTTAGTGGCTTAATTGcacttttcaaaaaaaatgaaacacatTCATTCAATGGCAGTATGGTGTTCTTTCCATGTAAGCACCAACAACAAGAATTATCTTCGTGTGCTCCtaataacatgaaattatgGTAGAAGGTTGTTCCACATGCATCATAAATATGAGAGTTGCAATTGTCCCATAAAATTCTATTTCCTGCTTGTTTTTACACAGAATAAGATCAAAAACTTGCTGCAGCATATAACTGCCAGTAACTCTTTATTCACTGATCCAGCATTCATGTTCCAAATAATAAGACATCATCTCCATGATGCCATTGTAAGGTTTCAAGTAGGATATGAGAAGTTATAAGGTAGAGAGCACTGTTCAATACCTCGCTTGCAAGAGGAACACGCCCTTGGACGTTAGTAACAACTGACCAAGCCAATGTGGCCATGTTAAGACAAACAGTCTCAGAGGCTCCTGCATGCATaaataagaaatgagaaaGCTTAAGAAGTAACATAATTTTTCAGAAAGTAGAGTCATCACTTGGGAGGAGCAAAGCAATATGAGATTTTTTCACACAAGATGAAAATCCATGAAGTGGTAAGATTACTTTACACACTTGGGACAAGTTTAAAGgacaaattcaaacaaatgAATATTTCAGTAAggttaaaaaaaagtgtgtgtgtgtgtgttggggggggggggggcttaagaagaaagaaaatattggtTTCTTGGTCTAGAAAGCTATGGGTGTAAACTATAATGGGAAAAATTGTTCCTATCTTAGTGATTCTGTATAACATGTTTTTATGCTAGATGCAATTTGATACATCACCACATACATTAAAATTCTTTTCCTAACCATCCCTTCTGATTTCTGGCTTCCCAAACATCAATATATTTGGCTGAACTTATGGCAAGGTTActtaattatactccctcctccgtcccataataggagtcacatttggCGTGGGCAAAAGTTATAGTGGGTTGGAAAacttagtggaatatggggtccactttTTAATActtggttttataatagaatgtgagtgaggtgagtttgtggaatgtgggacctacttaccacatttatggtaaaagtgaaatgtgactattattgtgggacggaccgaaatggaaaatgtgactcttaatgtgggacggagggagcaacAAGATACTGAAAGCACGGAAATCAAAATAATGCTTATATATTTCGGCCAGATCTTCGAAGATATTTAAGAACAACAACTAGTCCCTTTGAATGAAAAGTCATCATATGTCTCGATGTGATTGGTAACAATTGTGTTCTCAAATCTCCATGAATTCCACATTAATAAACTATGAATGCACACTAGATGATAAGGCCCATGAATGCAATatgcaataacaataatccagattaataacataattaaattattcatcCCATTCATACCACTCTTATTGTCCCCTCCGCCGACAATGAACCAACTCTCTCCAAGTGTGACACCTGCATGGCCAGCACGAGGGCTAGGTATCTCACCCTGTTGTGTTGGTCTCGACCATTCCATCTATAGCGCcatatgtaaaacataaaaacattaATGGAAATTTCTGCTAGATATTGATTTGGAACTCCAGAACCAAAGAGATACAAATCAAGTCATATATCTCACAGTTTGAAGGTTGAGAACATGAAGATCATTAAAGCAAGTTGCATGTGAGCCCCCACCAAAGATAAGAAGGTAGCGATCTGCATGCACTGCAGCAGCATGATCAGATCTTGGAGAAGGTGAAACCCCCCTGCAGAATGGTGGCCAGCAAGGGCCAAAATTGATGAGTAGACATACAACTCATACATCCAGTAACATTTGAGAACAAGCCTTTCAAATTAACAAGCTGTACTGTATTCATGAAAAACATTCACAGTGGAGTGTTATCTCTCCCTTAATCAAAAGTTGAAGAACTGTCAAAATATTTGCAGAAACTAGTAGCAAATACATGCTTTACTTGCAGGGATATTCTATTACAGCCTACACTTCATTTGACCAAATGAGAAGTACATATCACAATGCTaatatgttaaattttaaattttctttcatGATGGAAACAAACAACCACAGACTATGAAACCATCACGCGAAACAATGATACCATCCTGAGGAATCTTCATACATGTCTTAAATCATCAAAGATAAGAAATCTTACACGGTCTCCATTTCATCCCAGGTCATAGTTTCTAAGTCTAAAATGTGCAGATCATTCAAAAGAGATCTGTTTGCATCCTGCCCACCAAATATTACTAAAGTCATTCCTACAAGGGTCACCGACTGGCCTCCACGAGACACCTATGAAGTAgagacaaaaatgaaaaaaagaaaattcagaactataacaaaaattacaagCTCTGTTAGATGATAACCTAATTGACAGAGCACAATTCACATtcgaaatattgaaaataaactTTGAACAATAAAAGCAATTACCTGCATCAGAAAgctattaattaatcataaaaaaaggaGATTAAACTCCCAGAAGCAGTATAAAGAAAGtcagaaaaacaaaaacaggAGCTCAAGaacaacatatatatttttaaatcattaCTTGATGAAAAGATTATCTAGGCACTATGGAGATATACCGGAGGCTTTCCATAAGTCTTCAAGGTGGACCATGTACAACTTTGCAGATCGAAAACCTTTACTGTCATAAAAAAGTTGATAAGGCATTGAGTGGCATAATAATATGAAACTGAAGTCAGGAAGTCAAATTTAGTAGGAGAAATCCGACCAGGGTTttaatatagagaaaatggCAACAGTTAACGTTCAGGCAAATGCATTGAATTGAACATTTTAATAAAGGACTAACCGTTGAAAGACTAGAGCATAATTAGAACAGTTAATGATGGATGTTTCTGGTTTTAAAACTCTTGACTAGAATATCTTTGACATAAAAGGGCTGTATCAATCTCCATTCAGGATGTGCCaacaaaattagttttaaaaatattttcctaaattttcaaattgtccaaaaaatgaaataggatAAAATTACAAAGGTTGGCATGCAGCTCAATACCTTGTAAGCTTTCAGAAGGATCCTTCGTATGTCCAGCTACTGAAAGAAGCTTCCCATCCCATGGAATCTAAACAGAGTATATAAGCACATCATATTCAATTATCTAAAGACTTTGATAACTAATTTATGCTATAATAGATATTCATATGGCAGGTAAAACTTAGTTCTGTTCCTAACCAATGAATGGCCAGCACATGGAGTTGTGGTGCCCCCTGTCCCTGCTTGAACTTCAACTCTAGACCAAGTCCAGGTTCTCATATTTAAAACCTAATGCACAGAGGAAGAGAGTTTACAAAAGTCAGGTCTTCAGAAAGCTCAATAAAAGAGACTAGAAACCATATATTGTTGTTATTGGTGGATAATGTGGATTGGCATAAGACAGAAACCTAGAAAGTCTGAAGGGAATATACAAGAGAGATACAACATGTTTAGAATTTAGAAACTTATAgacctttttttctttatttctttattttggtatttccaTATATCAGAGCACTATAGATACCAGCTATATGAAACTTACTTTGTTAATTTACTTTATAAGCCATAATACAAAGATATATGACATACACAAATACCAGTATTGCAGTACCTGGAGATCACTTAGGTAACGACCATTGTGGTTTCCACCAAATATATACATCTTATCATCAATGACAGCTGCCCCATGCTGCAAATCCATCAACCCATATTAATTTCTAAACTagtatgtgtgtgtatataaatCGAATAAATGCAAAGAAAAGTAATACAGATTGAATTCCAATACCTCATATCGGGCTTTTGGACGTGTGCCAGATATAGGAGGTGACACCCACTGGTCATAAACATTAACTGATCCAAGTCCTTCAGACACAACATCTTTATCCTGGGTTTCTGAAAGGCTACCATTTTCTGTGGTAATAGTCTTTGACTCTATGATGACATTTCTATTATCAAAGGCTGCCACGGCCTCTGTTTTATGCTGAGCAGCCAGaatgatcaaataaaattgagagtAAGAATTCAGATTACAGAAACTATGATAGCATGGATAGAGCTTAAGAATCTGCACTCTCCATGTGCACACATACTACGCATTTCACCActtgtttctcttttttcatCAATACAAGAAAGACACATAAGAGTGGCTGGAGTAAGATCAAAGTGGCATTTCCAAGAGAAAGGAGGGGCAAAGCAGAACGAATGAAACATGAGTACGTGACTACGGAGTATTAAAGAAAGCCGCCATAAAACAAGAATATAAAAGTATCTGTAACATGacaagaataaaataacagATCAAAAACCAGAACTTGTAACAATAACAAAGCAAGCACAAGTTACAAACATATCAAAAGTCATGTTTTCTGGAAACAACAGTTCAGAAAATAGGAGAAAATTAGCATTTACCACAGGAACTTAATTAGAATATCACACAACAAGATTCTTTCCTGAATTTTCCA harbors:
- the LOC125218220 gene encoding acyl-CoA-binding domain-containing protein 4, with protein sequence MTAVAAMSRGGSSLSYPERFYAAASYVGFGGSPTSAAKGVASKFSNDAALLLYALYQQATVGPCNNPKPRAWNPIEHSKWTSWNGLGNMASTEAMRLFVKILEEEDPGWYSRVADFVAEPVIDVEINHKTEAVAAFDNRNVIIESKTITTENGSLSETQDKDVVSEGLGSVNVYDQWVSPPISGTRPKARYEHGAAVIDDKMYIFGGNHNGRYLSDLQVLNMRTWTWSRVEVQAGTGGTTTPCAGHSLIPWDGKLLSVAGHTKDPSESLQVKVFDLQSCTWSTLKTYGKPPVSRGGQSVTLVGMTLVIFGGQDANRSLLNDLHILDLETMTWDEMETVGVSPSPRSDHAAAVHADRYLLIFGGGSHATCFNDLHVLNLQTMEWSRPTQQGEIPSPRAGHAGVTLGESWFIVGGGDNKSGASETVCLNMATLAWSVVTNVQGRVPLASEGSSLVLSSYGGEDILVSFGGYNGRYNNEVHVLKPSHKSTLQSKMMERPVPDSVSAVQNFTNATRDVESDLETGQEGKIREIVMDNNDAEPKTTKIEETNDRLLAALKAEKEEIESLLNKEKMQALKLKQGLTEAEKLTADMYKELQSVRGQLLAEQSRCFKLEVDVAELRQKLQTMESLQKELEILQRQKAASEQAAQDAKQRQGSGGVWGWLAGSPPNENGGA